A single Danio aesculapii chromosome 19, fDanAes4.1, whole genome shotgun sequence DNA region contains:
- the LOC130246705 gene encoding protein disulfide-isomerase A3-like produces MMLGLLFIVAFASAARASDVLEYTDDDFDSKIGDHDLILVEFFAPWCGHCKRLAPEYEAAATRLKGIVSLAKVDCTANSKVCGKYGVSGYPTLKIFRDGEDSGGYDGPRTADGIVSHLKKQAGPASVELQNGADFEKYIGDRDASVVGFFADGGSASQGEFLKAASALRESYRFAHTNNEDLLKKHGIDGEGIILFRSPQLSNKFEDSSVLFTEDKFTSAKIKKFIQDNIFGICAHMTEDNKDQLKGKDLLVAYYDVDYEKNPKGSNYWRNR; encoded by the exons ATGATGCTGGGTTTGCTGTTTATTGTTGCTTTCGCATCGGCCGCGCGCGCCAGTGATGTGCTCGAGTACACAGATGACGATTTTGACAGCAAAATAGGAGACCACGATCTCATTCTGGTGGAGTTCTTTGCACCCTG GTGTGGTCACTGTAAGCGTCTAGCCCCTGAATATGAGGCAGCCGCCACTCGACTGAAAGGCATTGTCTCACTTGCTAAG GTGGACTGTACCGCCAATTCTAAAGTGTGCGGTAAATATGGTGTTAGCGGATACCCAACCCTGAAAATTTTCAGAGACGGCGAGGACTCTGGAGGCTATGATGGTCCCAGGACTGCAG ATGGAATTGTTAGCCATCTGAAAAAGCAGGCTGGTCCAGCCTCGGTGGAACTCCAAAATGGAGCTGATTTTGAGAAGTACATTGGAGATCGTGATGCCAGTGTTGTGG GTTTCTTCGCAGATGGAGGAAGTGCCTCTCAGGGAGAGTTTCTGAAGGCAGCCAGTGCTTTGAGAGAGTCCTACCGCTTCGCCCACACTAACAATGAGGATCTGTTGAAGAAACATGGCATTGACGGAGA AGGTATTATTTTGTTCCGGTCACCACAACTGAGCAACAAATTTGAAGACAGCAGTGTGTTGTTCACAGAGGACAAATTCACAAGTGCAAAGATCAAAAAGTTCATTCAGGACAACAT TTTTGGCATCTGTGCCCACATGACTGAGGACAACAAAGACCAGCTGAAAGGCAAAGACTTGTTGGTGGCATACTATGATGTGGATTATGAGAAGAACCCCAAGGGCTCCAACTACTGGAGGAACAGGTAA